In Triticum aestivum cultivar Chinese Spring chromosome 5B, IWGSC CS RefSeq v2.1, whole genome shotgun sequence, the following proteins share a genomic window:
- the LOC123117874 gene encoding uncharacterized protein — protein MSSWAQHSRRGWRHGWAARALSSATLPPWRLLAFFAIVVSFLATSSYVDYRAVERAAEIGARVFAAPLAAMAAFLLFAALGYWRRRTRWALRRHAVNAQPAAASSQSSGASPWGVAAMVAVLLVMVTFQPCVHSMWFRPLWSSDYS, from the coding sequence ATGTCGTCGTGGGCGCAGCACTCGCGGCGGGGCTGGAGGCACGGCTGGGCGGCGCGGGCGCTGTCATCGGCGACGCTGCCGCCGTGGCGCCTGCTGGCCTTCTTCGCCATCGTGGTCTCCTTCCTGGCCACCTCCTCCTACGTCGACTACCGGGCCGTCGAGCGCGCCGCCGAGATCGGCGCGCGGGTCTtcgccgcgccgctcgccgccatggccgccttcctcctcttcgccgcgCTCGGGTACTGGCGCCGCCGCACCCGCTGGGCGCTCCGACGCCACGCCGTGAACGCCCAGCCGGCCGCGGCCTCGTCGCAGTCGTCGGGGGCGTCACCGTGGGGcgtggcggcgatggtggcggtgcTGCTGGTGATGGTGACTTTCCAGCCCTGCGTCCACTCCATGTGGTTCAGGCCGCTCTGGAGTTCAGACTACAGCTAG